In Ascochyta rabiei chromosome 2, complete sequence, one genomic interval encodes:
- a CDS encoding Non-specific serine/threonine protein kinase → MSAAAPTSPAVVRNTSTARRPPPQQQQPHIDRLARSQSTTARPSASASASASASGSSQPPQSSQPPQPSQHPSHPSHPSHPSHPSHPSHPPHPPHPQHLQDVAAYSPSRHSESREPPPQRTDSSRRHSRYASDASTVSAMPTNGVAPDHPRSSQPLPTAKRRTTITAPSTGTWALGKTIGAGSMGKVKLAKHNENGEQVAVKIVPRLSQDQHQSAADRERADHSKEVRTAREAAIVSLLNHPYICGMRDVVRTNYHWYMLFEYVNGGQMLDYIISHGRLKEKQARKFARQIASALDYCHRNSIVHRDLKIENILISKTGDIKIIDFGLSNLFSPRSQLKTFCGSLYFAAPELLQAKQYTGPEVDVWSFGIVLYVLVCGKVPFDDQSMPQLHAKIKKGHVDYPPWLSAECRNLIHRMLQTDPAQRMTLSEIMNHPWLTKGFNSPPENYLPHREPLQLPLDTEIVEKMTGFDFGTSEYITTQLTNVIQSEEYQRTVRLAARRTTAQTPEAERKRGMFDFYKRRNSISSREQLTASSSEEVSRGLDPVNAYSPLLSVYYLVREKRDRERAEENPGAVAMPQSPGEKPLKMPDLPAPPPAYTNAATYEMAGEKPTGGRSRPRARTHGEDEVTDSLKRLDLHKPPGSVSPAVLSPPVVEHKKEGAVGGLLRRFSTRKYRNHERGQTDVPPTPPPPAVAISSPPEPPPPQPPATVPRKSFSIRRPRDRDTGSSSQLPSSTTNQPELLSPPGSTTTASRKFKALGRSTSVNSADFRRRLSRRGRSSENTNDREPPPTSGSDRSDLSGQQPRPSYDAGADDITTSPRKNHASRAKSLGHARRESIQARRAKREQARESDVPEETDAELAESAAEAEETRSPDAVKPVFLKGLFSVSTTSSKPVSFIQDDLIRVLHQFGVTFQPIKGGFKCRHAPSIDLGKVPDMPTSPPSGSQRRKISFGGLIGADRDREREEFREQNRNPPTPKSRSRPSPVDRSYTNTDESDDSEDREDRPPRSGRALAAGETTTHVQNDVGESMALVFEILIVKVPLLQLHGLQFKKVDGGTWQYKNMAQAILEELRL, encoded by the exons ATGTCAGCTGCAGCCCCAACGTCGCCCGCCGTTGTCCGCAACACGTCGACCGCGCGACGGCCGCCGccgcaacagcagcaaccaCACATCGACCGCCTCGCCCGCTCGCAGAGCACCACCGCCCGGCCCAGCGCCAGTGCCAGCGCCAGTGCCAGTGCCAGTGGATCCTCGCAGCCCCCACAGTCCTCGCAGCCTCCACAGCCCTCGCAGCACCCTTCGCACCCTTCGCACCCTTCGCACCCCTCGCACCCCTCGCACCCTTCGCACCCCCCGCACCCCCCGCACCCCCAGCACCTCCAAGACGTCGCCGCCTACTCCCCCTCGCGCCACAGCGAATCGCGCGAGCCCCCGCCCCAGCGCACCGACTCGAGCAGGCGCCATTCGCGCTATGCTTCAGACGCCTCGACCGTCAGCGCCATGCCCACCAACGGCGTAGCCCCCGACCACCCCAGGTCCTCCCAGCCCCTGCCCACGGCCAAGCGCAGGACCACCATCACCGCACCGAGCACGGGAACATGGGCCCTCGGCAAGACCATCGGCGCTGGCAGCATGGGCAAGGTCAAGCTGGCCAAGCACAACGAGAACGGCGAGCAG GTCGCCGTCAAGATCGTCCCCCGCCTGTCCCAGGACCAGCACCAGAGCGCCGCCGACCGCGAGCGGGCCGACCACTCCAAGGAGGTCCGCACCGCTCGAGAGGCCGCCATCGTCAGTCTGCTCAACCACCCCTACATCTGCGGCATGCGAGACGTGGTGCGCACAAACTACCACTGGTACATGCTCTTCGAGTATGTCAACGGCGGCCAGATGCTCGACTACATCATCTCCCACGGTCGTCTCAAGGAGAAGCAGGCCCGCAAGTTTGCCCGTCAGATCGCCAGCGCCCTCGACTACTGCCACAGGAACAGCATCGTCCACCGCGACCTGAAGATTGAGAACATCCTCATCAGCAAGACGGGTGACATCAAGATCATCGACTTTGGCTTGAGCAACCTGTTCTCGCCCCGGAGCCAGCTCAAGACCTTCTGCGGCAGTCTGTACTTCGCCGCGCCCGAGCTGCTGCAGGCGAAGCAGTACACCGGGCCCGAGGTCGATGTCTGGAGTTTCGGCATCGTCCTCTACGTCCTGGTCTGCGGCAAGGTGCCCTTCGACGACCAGAGCATGCCGCAGCTGCATGCCAAGATCAAGAAGGGACATGTCGATTACCCCCCGTGGCTGTCTGCAG AGTGTCGAAACCTCATCCACCGCATGCTGCAGACAGACCCCGCACAACGCATGACGCTCTCGGAGATCATGAACCACCCATGGCTGACCAAAGGATTCAACAGCCCACCGGAAAACTACCTGCCTCACCGCGAGCCTCTGCAGCTACCGCTCGACACGGAGATTGTCGAGAAGATGACCGGCTTCGATTTTGGCACCTCCGAGTACATCACCACGCAGCTGACCAACGTCATACAATCGGAAGAATACCAGCGCACCGTGCGCCTAGCCGCACGGAGGACTACGGCGCAAACACCAGAGGCCGAGAGGAAGCGCGGCATGTTTGACTTCTACAAGCGACGCAACTCCATCTCAAGCCGGGAGCAGCTGACGGCCTCTTCATCAGAGGAGGTGTCACGCGGCCTGGACCCTGTCAACGCCTACAGCCCCCTCCTCTCAGTCTACTACCTGGTCCGGGAGAAGAGAGACCGCGAGCGAGCTGAAGAGAACCCAGGGGCAGTAGCTATGCCTCAAAGTCCAGGTGAGAAGCCGCTGAAGATGCCTGACCTTCCTGCCCCACCGCCAGCATACACAAACGCCGCCACCTACGAGATGGCAGGCGAGAAGCCTACCGGGGGAAGATCACGACCCAGGGCAAGGACGCACGGCGAAGACGAGGTGACGGACAGCTTGAAGAGACTGGACCTCCACAAGCCCCCCGGCTCCGTTTCACCAGCTGTACTCTCTCCACCCGTGGTGGAACACAAGAAGGAGGGCGCCGTGGGAGGGTTGTTGCGACGCTTCAGTACGCGCAAATACCGAAACCATGAGAGAGGTCAGACCGACGTGCCGCCTACGCCACCTCCTCCCGCTGTTGCGATATCGAGCCCTCCAGAACCGCCCCCGCCTCAGCCACCGGCGACTGTGCCGAGAAAGAGCTTCAGCATCCGCAGGCCCCGCGATAGGGACACGGGCTCTTCGTCCCAGCTGCCCTCCAGCACCACAAATCAACCGGAGCTGCTGTCCCCCCCAGGCAGCACAACCACCGCTTCACGGAAATTCAAGGCTCTTGGACGCTCGACCAGTGTCAACTCGGCTGATTTCCGTCGTCGTCTCAGCCGACGCGGCAGGTCATCCGAGAACACAAACGATCGTGAACCTCCGCCAACCAGTGGGTCGGACAGGTCAGACCTCAGCGGTCAGCAGCCTCGACCCAGCTACGATGCTGGAGCCGACGACATCACAACAAGCCCCCGCAAGAACCACGCATCTCGCGCCAAGTCTTTGGGTCATGCGCGAAGAGAGAGCATCCAGGCCCGACGAGCAAAGCGGGAGCAAGCTAGGGAGTCGGATGTACCGGAAGAGACGGATGCCGAACTCGCCGAGTCTGCAGCTGAGGCTGAAGAGACAAGAAGTCCCGACGCTGTGAAGCCTGTGTTCCTCAAGGGCCTTTTCAGCGTCTCGACGACCAGCAGCAAGCCCGTTTCCTTCATACAAGACGACCTGATCCGTGTGCTTCACCAGTTCGGAGTCACTTTCCAGCCTATCAAAGGCGGGTTCAAGTGTCGACATGCTCCCAGCATCGACCTTGGCAAGGTCCCCGACATGCCTACTTCCCCCCCGAGTGGCAGCCAGAGACGGAAGATTAGCTTTGGGGGGTTGATCGGCGCCGACCGTGACAGAGAGCGAGAGGAGTTCCGGGAGCAGAACCGCAACCCTCCGACGCCAAAGTCACGATCCCGGCCCTCTCCAGTGGATCGCAGCTACACCAACACGGACGAGTCCGACGATAGCGAAGACAGGGAGGACCGGCCACCTCGCTCGGGCCGCGCGCTGGCTGCTGGCGAAACCACGACACACGTGCAGAACGATGTTGGCGAGAGCATGGCTCTTGTTTTTGAGATTTTGATCGTCAAGGTGCCGCTGCTGCAACTGCACGGCTTGCAGTTCAAGAAGGTGGACGGCGGAACATGGCAATACAAGAACATGGCCCAGGCAATCCTGGAGGAGCTACGGTTGTAA
- a CDS encoding 60S ribosomal protein L10A: MSKISVAGVRSNVKELLEYSNETKKRNFLETVELQIGLKNYDPQRDKRFSGTVKLPTVPRPRMAICVLGDQHDIDRAKHHGVDAMSTDDLKKLNKNKKLIKKLARKYDAFMASDALIKQIPRLLGPGLSKAGKFPTPVSHAEDLANKMTEVKSTIKFQLKKVLCMGVAVGNVGMTEDELIGNTMLAINYLVSLLKKGWQNVGSLTIKATMSPPKRLY, translated from the exons ATGTCGAAAATCTCTGTCGCCGGCGTTCGTTCGAACGTCAAGGAGCTCCTTGAGTACTCCAACGAGACCAAGAAGAGGAACTTCCTCGAGACCGTCGAGCTCCAGATCGGCCTCAAGAACTACGACCCCCAGCGTGACAAGCGTTTCTCTGGAACCGTCAAGCTCCCCACCGTTCCCCGTCCTC GTATGGCCATCTGCGTCCTCGGTGACCAGCACGATATCGATCGTGCCAAGCACCACGGCGTCGATGCCATGTCCACCGAC GACTTGAAGAAGCtcaacaagaacaagaagctcATCAAGAAGCTCGCACGCAAGTACGATGCTTTCATGGCTTCCGACGCCCTGATCAAGCAGATCCCCCGTCTCTTGGGTCCTGGTCTGTCCAAGGCCGGAAAGTTCCCCACTCCCGTCTCTCACGCTGAGGACCTCGCCAACAAGATGACCGAGGTCAAGTCCACCATCAAGTTCCAGCTGAAGAAGGTTCTCTGCATGGGTGTCGCCGTCGGCAACGTCGGCATGACCGAGGACGAGCTGATCGGCAACACCATGTTGGCCATCAACTACCTCGTCTCCCTGCTGAAGAAGGGCTGGCAGAACGTGGGCTCCTTGACCATCAAGGCCACCATGAGCCCCCCCAAGCGCCTGTACTAG
- a CDS encoding RNA-binding protein, CCR4-NOT complex subunit Rcd1 yields MQQMQHLFTQQQQQQQQQQHYPSEWSQGHHQHPNHHVAQHGQLQAQAQAAQAQAQAQAQAAAAAAAAAQAQQQHYQRIAGNNGNAVSGNGIVPRGPANDMQANTEIGMTEENRRVLDWIAQLMKPATRESALLELSKKREQVPELALILWHSFGVMASLLQEIISVYPLLNPSQLTAAASNRVCNALALLQCVASHTETRGLFLSAHIPLFLYPFLNTTSKSRPFEYLRLTSLGVIGALVKNDSSEVINFLLTTEIIPLCLRIMETGSELSKTVAIFIVQKILLDDIGLAYICQTYERFYAVGTVLSNMVNQLVEQQTVRLLKHVVRCFLRLSDNARAREALRQCLPEPLRDATFSSVLRDDAATKRCLAQLLINLSDNVVDAANNQQLLH; encoded by the exons ATGCAGCAAATGCAACACCTCTTcacgcagcagcagcagcagcagcagcagcagcagcactaCCCGAGCGAGTGGTCGCAGGGTCACCACCAGCACCCCAACCACCATGTAGCTCAGCACGGCCAGCTCCAGGCGCAGGCACAGgcggcgcaggcgcaggcgcaaGCTCAAGCAcaggccgccgccgccgccgcagccgcagcgcaggcccagcagcagcactaCCAACGGATCGCAGGCAACAACGGAAACGCCGTCTCTGGTAACGGCATTGTGCCCCGCGGCCCCGCCAACGACATGCAGGCCAACACGGAGATCGGCATGACGGAGGAGAACAGACGCGTGCTCGACTGGATCGCGCAGCTCATGAAGCCAGCCACGCGCGAATCAGCCCTGCTCGAGCTGAGCAAGAAGCGCGAGCAGGTACCCGAGCTGGCCCTGATACTCTGGCATTCCTTCG GCGTCATGGCCTCCCTCCTGCAGGAGATCATCTCCGTCTACCCTCTGCTCAACCCTTCCCAGCTGACTGCCGCCGCCTCGAACCGCGTATGCAACGCGCTCGCGCTCCTCCAATGCGTGGCTTCTCACACCGAGACCCGTGGCCTCTTCCTGAGCG CACACATCCCTCTCTTCCTGTACCCATTCCTGAACACCACGTCCAAATCGCGCCCGTTCGAGTACCTCCGTTTGACGTCGCTCGGCGTGATCGGCGCCCTCGTTAAGAACGACTCTTCCGAAGTCATCAACTTCCTCCTGACGACCGAGATCATCCCCCTTTGCCTCCGCATCATGGAGACAGGCTCGGAGCTGAGCAAGACTGTCGCCATCTTCATTGTTCAGAAGATCCTGCTCGACGACATCGGTCTCGCGTACATTTGCCAGACGTACGAGCGCTTCTACGCAGTCGGCACTGTGCTTAGCAACATGGTCAACCAACTCGTCGAGCAGCAGACAGTCCGTCTCCTCAAGCACGTTGTCCGTTGTTTCTTACG TCTGAGCGACAACGCTCGTGCTCGCGAGGCTCTACGCCAATGTCTCCCCGAGCCCCTCCGGGACGCGACGTTCTCGTCGGTCCTCCGTGACGATGCGGCTACCAAACGCTGTCTCGCGCAACTGCTGATCAACCTCTCTGACAACGTGGTGGACGCCGCCAACAACCAGCAGCTCTTGCACTAG
- a CDS encoding G2/mitotic-specific cyclin yields the protein MPPAVRSTRQRAVTNENDENAGPTRMTRAKAAGLGATEHAGDVPKKTLAAKKSTATLNGATRTRTTRAALGDVSNTIKVEGLGAGAKDGKKPAATKGAVAKAARPTGVQKASQAEKTRPALSSKPANKRLAPADANKTGGKKLKAPPQEQDTEEEEENVVPKEEEKPAKVKKEVAKVEAVEQEPISKREEPVEVFDDYVDLDKEDVDDPLMVSEYVVEIFEYLKELEIATMANPDYMESQNELEWKMRGILVDWLLEVHTRFRLLPETLFLAVNIIDRFLSSKIVQLDRLQLVGVTAMFIASKYEEVLSPHVQNFRHVADDGFTEEEILSAERFVLTALNYDLSYPNPMNFLRRISKADNYDIQTRTLGKYLLEIGCLDHRFLAHPPSQVAAAAMFLARLVLERGPWDATLAHYSGYSEEEIQPVLYLMIDYLSGPVLHEAFFKKYASKKFLKASIVLRKWAKEYVVECGNALHEESSQPRSKC from the exons ATGCCTCCCGCA GTCCGATCAACACGGCAGCGTGCTGTCACGAATGAGAACGATGAGAACGCCGGCCCTACGCGTATGACGCGTGCAAAGGCCGCTGGCCTGGGCGCGACTGAGCACGCCGGCGACGTGCCCAAGAAGACCCTAGCCGCCAAGAAGTCCACAGCCACATTGAACGGCGCCACACGGACACGAACAACGCGTGCCGCTCTGGGCGACGTCAGCAACACCATCAAGGTCGAGGGCCTCGGTGCCGGCGCCAAGGATGGCAAGAAGCCCGCTGCTACCAAGGGCGCCGTCGCCAAGGCAGCGCGTCCTACCGGAGTGCAGAAAGCATCCCAGGCCGAGAAGACGCGTCCTGCTCTCTCATCCAAGCCCGCCAACAAGCGCCTCGCCCCTGCCGACGCCAACAAGACCGGCGGAAAGAAGCTCAAGGCACCGCCACAGGAGCAGGACacagaggaagaggaggagaaTGTTGTACCaaaagaggaagagaagcCTGCCAAAGTGAAGAAGGAGGTTGCCAAGGTCGAGGCTGTCGAGCAAGAGCCCATCTCCAAGCGTGAAGAGCCCGTCGAGGTCTTTGATGACTACGTCGATCTGGACAAGGAGGACGTCGACGACCCATTGATGGTCTCCGAGTATGTCGTCGAGATCTTCGAGTACCTGAAGGAGCTTGAGATTGCCACCATGGCCAACCCCGATTACATGGAAAGCCAGAATGAGCTTGAGTGGAAGATGCGTGGTATCTTGGTCGACTGGCTGCTCGAAGTTCACACTCGTTTCCGTCTCCTGCCCGAGACTCTCTTCCTCGCCGTCAACATTATCGACCGCTTCCTATCTTCCAAGATTGTCCAGCTGGACCGTCTGCAGCTGGTCGGTGTCACCGCCATGTTCATTGCCTCCAAGTACGAGGAGGTACTTTCGCCCCACGTCCAGAACTTCCGTCACGTTGCCGACGATGGTTTCACAGAGGAGGAAATCCTCAGTGCAGAGCGCTTTGTGCTCACCGCCTTGAACTACGATCTGAGCTACCCCAATCCCATGAACTTCCTCCGCAGAATATCAAAAGCCGACAACTACGACATCCAGACCCGCACACTCGGCAAGTACTTGCTCGAGATTGGTTGCCTAGACCACCGCTTCCTCGCACACCCCCCCAGTCAGGTCGCCGCCGCTGCCATGTTCCTTGCCCGCCTCGTACTCGAACGCGGTCCATGGGACGCCACCCTCGCGCACTACTCCGGCTACAGTGAAGAGGAGATCCAGCCTGTCTTGTACCTGATGATTGACTACCTCTCCGGCCCAGTCCTTCACGAGGCGTTCTTCAAGAAGTATGCCAGCAAGAAGTTCCTCAAGG CGTCCATCGTCCTTCGCAAGTGGGCCAAGGAATACGTCGTCGAATGTGGTAACGCCCTGCATGAAGAGTCCTCGCAGCCCCGTAGCAAGTGCTAA
- a CDS encoding mitochondrial 54S ribosomal protein rml2 — MLQPRICRFQPSRLGRSLLTARSYSQGFEQLIKPASFAPTASADGGVLTAEGPRKEKFTPLRTYKPRTPGLRHLKRAVNDHLWKGRPFLKLTIARKGQHLGGRNNTGRVTVRHRGGGHKRRIRIVDYKRYLPGKHIVDRIEYDPNRSAHLALVTRVETGEKSYIVAADGMRAGDEVESYRTGIPKDLIASMGGAIDPGMLAAKTAARGNCLPIHMVPLGSQVFNVGSKTQGGGVFCRSAGTYAIIVNKEEVEKTKGIETKSVIIRLQSGEIRKVSPDACCTIGVASNIQRHFEQLGKAGRARWLGKRPEVRGLAMNAADHPHGGGRGKSKGNVHPVSPWGTPAKGGYKTRYKRNKHTFLVQDRPRNQGKRRPR, encoded by the exons ATGCTGCAGCCCCGGATATGTCGGTTCCAGCCCTCGCGCCTGGGGAGGTCGCTCTTGACGGCCCGCAGCTACTCGCAGGGCTTCGAGCAGCTCATCAAGCCGGCGTCCTTTGCGCCCACGGCCTCTGCTGACGGCGGCGTGCTCACCGCCGAGGGCCCACGCAAGGAGAAATTCACCCCCCTGCGCACGTACAAGCCACGCACACCCGGTCTACGTCACCTGAAGCGTGCAGTGAACGACCACCTGTGGAAGGGGCGGCCGTTTCTGAAGCTCACCATCGCGCGCAAAGGACAGCATCTGGGAGGAAGGAACAACACCGGACGTGTCACCGTGCGCCACCGGGGCGGAGGACACAAGCGCCGCATACGCATCGTCGACTACAAGCGCTACCTGCCCGGCAAGCACATTGTGGACCGCATCGAATACGACCCCAACCGAAGCGCACATCTGGCCCTCGTCACACGAGTCGAGACGGGAGAGAAGTCGTACATTGTCGCCGCCGATGGCATGCGCGCAGGCGACGAGGTGGAGAGCTACAGGACCGGTATCCCCAAGGACCTGATTGCCAGCATGGGTGGCGCCATCGATCCTGGTATGCTTGCCGCAAAGACGGCAGCGCGAGGAAACTGCCTGCCCATCCACATGGTGCCGCTGGGTTCGCAGGTGTTTAACGTTGGCTCCAAGACACAGGGCGGAGGTGTCTTCTGTCGCAGCGCAGGCACGTACGCCATCATCGTGAACAAGGAGGAAGTGGAGAAGACCAAGGGAATCGAGACCAAGAGCGTCATTATTCGCCTGCAGAGTGGTGAGATCCGCAAGGTCTCCCCAGACGCATGCTGCACAATTGGCGTGGCCAGCAACATCCAAAGACACTTTGAGCAGCTCGGTAAAGCTGGCCGTGCTCGATGGCTGGGAAAGCGACCAGAGGTCCGTGGTCTCGCCATGAACGCAG CTGATCACCCTCACGGTGGTGGTCGAGGTAAATCCAAGGGTAACGTCCACCCCGTCAGTCCATGGGGAACACCAGCCAAGGGAGGTTACAAGACACGATACAAGAGGAACAAGCACACATTCCTGGTCCAGGACCGACCACGAAACCAGGGCAAGCGCAGGCCGAGATAA